Proteins found in one bacterium genomic segment:
- a CDS encoding site-2 protease family protein, whose protein sequence is MRNTINLGKIFDIQIKIDYSWFIIFLLITWSLGGHYFPHSYPGWQSLTYWIVAFSTCLIFFACVLAHELSHSLVSKAHGIPVRDITLFIFGGAAQIASEPEKPRNEFLMAFAGPLISIVIAILFRFVFFVMRDSFQPVAALAYWLSRINLILAIFNLVPGFPLDGGRILRAVVWKITGNFRKATRIASGAGQFVAFLLIFFGMFMFFTGRFFNGLWFVFIGWFLNNAAEKSYRWVALKDTMRGVTVEEVMVKECYGVPGDITLEQLIHEHIIRGGYRCLPVIESGRVVGLVTVHQIKEVPHHAWSSTTVEEVMIPLDKTKAVKPSDPLFSIFETMTREDISQLPVVQNGELVGIIGKDNILNFIRTLSELGI, encoded by the coding sequence ATGAGAAATACTATAAATTTGGGGAAAATTTTTGATATCCAGATAAAGATAGATTACAGCTGGTTCATTATCTTTTTATTAATTACCTGGTCGTTGGGAGGTCATTATTTTCCCCATTCCTATCCGGGCTGGCAGTCCCTTACCTATTGGATTGTCGCCTTCTCCACCTGTTTGATATTCTTCGCCTGTGTATTGGCCCACGAATTGTCCCACAGTTTAGTTTCTAAGGCTCATGGAATTCCTGTGCGAGATATCACACTGTTTATTTTCGGGGGAGCTGCTCAAATCGCCAGTGAACCTGAAAAGCCGAGAAACGAATTTCTTATGGCCTTTGCTGGACCTCTCATAAGTATTGTAATTGCCATTCTCTTTAGATTCGTTTTCTTTGTAATGAGGGATTCCTTCCAACCTGTCGCCGCCTTAGCATATTGGTTAAGCAGGATAAATCTCATACTGGCTATCTTCAATCTGGTTCCTGGTTTCCCTCTCGATGGTGGCCGTATTTTGAGAGCAGTTGTCTGGAAAATAACTGGTAACTTCAGAAAAGCGACTCGAATTGCTTCAGGAGCAGGTCAATTTGTAGCCTTTCTATTGATTTTCTTCGGTATGTTTATGTTCTTTACAGGGAGATTTTTTAACGGGCTCTGGTTTGTATTTATCGGATGGTTCCTCAATAATGCTGCTGAGAAGAGTTACCGATGGGTTGCTCTGAAAGATACGATGCGTGGGGTAACTGTGGAGGAAGTAATGGTTAAAGAATGTTATGGAGTGCCAGGCGATATCACGCTGGAACAGCTTATCCATGAACATATTATTCGGGGGGGCTATCGCTGTCTGCCTGTAATTGAGAGCGGTCGAGTGGTGGGTCTGGTAACAGTACATCAGATAAAAGAGGTCCCTCACCATGCCTGGAGTAGTACCACTGTTGAGGAAGTGATGATTCCATTAGATAAGACAAAGGCAGTTAAACCCAGTGACCCTCTATTTTCTATATTTGAGACAATGACTCGAGAAGATATCAGTCAACTTCCTGTTGTCCAGAACGGCGAATTGGTGGGTATAATAGGGAAAGACAATATTCTCAATTTCATTCGAACATTGTCTGAACTGGGAATATAG
- a CDS encoding PaaI family thioesterase: MEIIIKAPFEKLLEMKVLEAKEDFGKVMMPYRKEFTNPHGFIHGGVISSLADTAAAVAMCTKYGDRIYFTAKLDMEFKTSIKDGEMFAEARIFREKGNFFFSKIEVKDGNEKLLATGSAIFFMPSQK; the protein is encoded by the coding sequence ATGGAAATTATAATTAAAGCGCCTTTTGAAAAATTGCTGGAAATGAAAGTTTTGGAAGCAAAAGAAGATTTTGGAAAAGTAATGATGCCTTACAGGAAAGAGTTCACTAATCCCCATGGCTTTATTCATGGGGGAGTAATATCTTCTCTGGCTGATACGGCAGCGGCTGTGGCCATGTGCACGAAATATGGCGATAGAATATATTTCACAGCTAAACTGGATATGGAATTTAAGACTTCCATTAAAGATGGAGAAATGTTCGCTGAGGCAAGGATTTTCAGGGAAAAAGGTAATTTCTTCTTCAGTAAGATAGAAGTCAAGGATGGGAACGAGAAGTTGTTGGCTACAGGTTCTGCTATCTTCTTCATGCCTTCCCAGAAGTGA